The Quadrisphaera sp. DSM 44207 genome window below encodes:
- the argJ gene encoding bifunctional glutamate N-acetyltransferase/amino-acid acetyltransferase ArgJ, giving the protein MSVTAPAGFRAAGATAGLKASGRPDVALVVNDGPRHDAAVVLTRNRVQAAPVLWTRQALSDGRCDAVVLNSGGANACTGPAGFVDAHTTAERAAERLGASAADVAVCSTGLIGQRLPMDRLLAGVDAAAAAASPDGGHDAAVAIMTTDTVPKQAVRTGAGGWSVGGMAKGAGMLAPGLATMLVVLTTDAVAEPGDLDAALRAASRVTFERVDSDGCASTNDTVLLLASGASGARPSAQELTEAVTAVCADLARQLVADAEGASHDIAVEVVGAAGEDDAVEVGRAVARSNLLKAAVFGRDPNWGRVLAAVGTTSAAFDPADLDVSFNGVRVCRAGGIGEPREGVDLSAREVRILVDLHAGPASATVWTNDLTHDYVHENSAYST; this is encoded by the coding sequence GTGAGCGTCACCGCCCCCGCCGGGTTCCGCGCCGCGGGCGCGACCGCGGGCCTGAAGGCCAGCGGTCGCCCCGACGTCGCCCTCGTCGTCAACGACGGCCCCCGCCACGACGCCGCGGTCGTGCTCACCCGCAACCGGGTGCAGGCGGCGCCGGTGCTGTGGACCCGCCAGGCGCTGTCCGACGGCCGCTGCGACGCCGTCGTCCTCAACTCCGGCGGCGCCAACGCCTGCACCGGCCCGGCCGGCTTCGTCGACGCCCACACCACCGCCGAGCGCGCGGCCGAGCGCCTGGGCGCCTCCGCCGCCGACGTCGCGGTGTGCTCCACGGGCCTGATCGGGCAGCGGCTGCCGATGGACCGCCTGCTGGCCGGGGTCGACGCCGCCGCCGCCGCGGCGTCCCCGGACGGCGGGCACGACGCCGCGGTCGCGATCATGACCACCGACACCGTGCCGAAGCAGGCCGTGCGCACGGGCGCGGGCGGCTGGTCGGTCGGCGGCATGGCCAAGGGCGCCGGCATGCTCGCTCCCGGGCTGGCCACGATGCTCGTGGTGCTGACCACCGACGCCGTCGCCGAGCCGGGCGACCTCGACGCCGCGCTGCGGGCGGCGAGCCGGGTCACGTTCGAGCGCGTGGACTCCGACGGCTGCGCGTCCACCAACGACACCGTGCTGCTGCTGGCCTCCGGCGCCAGCGGCGCCCGCCCGAGCGCGCAGGAGCTCACCGAGGCCGTCACGGCGGTGTGCGCCGACCTCGCCCGCCAGCTCGTGGCCGACGCCGAGGGCGCCAGCCACGACATCGCCGTCGAGGTCGTCGGTGCCGCCGGCGAGGACGACGCGGTCGAGGTCGGCCGGGCCGTCGCCCGCTCGAACCTGCTCAAGGCCGCCGTCTTCGGCCGCGACCCGAACTGGGGCCGCGTGCTCGCCGCCGTCGGGACGACGTCCGCGGCCTTCGACCCCGCCGACCTCGACGTCTCCTTCAACGGGGTGCGGGTGTGCCGCGCCGGCGGCATCGGCGAGCCGCGCGAGGGCGTCGACCTCTCGGCGCGCGAGGTGCGGATCCTCGTCGACCTGCACGCCGGCCCGGCGTCCGCCACGGTGTGGACGAACGACCTGACCCACGACTACGTCCACGAGAACAGCGCCTACTCGACATGA
- a CDS encoding acetylornithine transaminase, whose amino-acid sequence MSARGTAVEPVPGASPLPELGGLRGAEWMQRYASSVLGTYGTPKRVLVRGEGAQVWDADGRRYLDLLAGIATSVLGHAHPLLTAAVTSQLATLGHVSNFFATPVQVALAERLLEVLRAPAGSGVFFCNSGAEANEAAFKIARRTGRPRVIAAVDAFHGRTMGALSLTWKPAYREPFAPLVPGVEHVPYGDVDALAAAVAQAPSQVAAVVLEPVQGEAGVRPAPDGYLAAAREVTTRAGALLVLDEVQTGVARTGAWFAHQLPGLGLPEGVLPDVVTVAKGLGGGVPVGAAVALGERTASLLSAGQHGTTFGGNPVAAAAGLAVLHAVERDDLLAAATAIGGRLATAAGALEHPLLVGVRGVGALRALVLARPAAAALADAALAAGFVVNAVAPDAVRLAPPLVISPEQLEEFTTALPELLDRADAADRADPAGSVPTAPGGSR is encoded by the coding sequence GTGAGCGCGCGCGGCACGGCGGTCGAGCCGGTGCCCGGCGCCTCCCCGCTGCCCGAGCTGGGCGGCCTGCGCGGCGCCGAGTGGATGCAGCGCTACGCGAGCTCGGTGCTGGGCACCTACGGCACCCCGAAGCGCGTCCTCGTGCGCGGGGAGGGCGCCCAGGTCTGGGACGCCGACGGGCGCCGCTACCTGGACCTGCTCGCCGGCATCGCGACGTCCGTGCTGGGCCACGCCCACCCGCTGCTGACCGCCGCCGTCACCAGCCAGCTCGCCACCCTCGGGCACGTGTCGAACTTCTTCGCCACGCCCGTGCAGGTGGCGCTGGCCGAGCGGCTGCTGGAGGTGCTGCGCGCCCCGGCCGGGTCGGGGGTGTTCTTCTGCAACAGCGGCGCGGAGGCCAACGAGGCCGCGTTCAAGATCGCCCGCCGCACCGGGCGGCCGCGCGTGATCGCCGCGGTCGACGCCTTCCACGGGCGCACCATGGGCGCGCTGTCCCTGACGTGGAAGCCCGCCTACCGCGAGCCCTTCGCCCCGCTCGTGCCCGGGGTGGAGCACGTGCCCTACGGGGACGTCGACGCCCTCGCCGCCGCCGTCGCGCAGGCTCCCTCGCAGGTCGCCGCGGTCGTGCTCGAGCCCGTGCAGGGCGAGGCCGGCGTGCGCCCGGCCCCCGACGGCTACCTCGCCGCCGCCCGCGAGGTCACCACCCGCGCCGGCGCGCTGCTCGTCCTCGACGAGGTGCAGACCGGCGTCGCCCGCACGGGCGCCTGGTTCGCCCACCAGCTGCCCGGCCTCGGCCTGCCCGAGGGCGTGCTCCCGGACGTCGTCACGGTCGCCAAGGGCCTCGGCGGCGGCGTTCCGGTCGGCGCCGCCGTCGCGCTGGGGGAGCGGACGGCGTCCCTGCTGTCCGCCGGCCAGCACGGCACGACGTTCGGGGGCAACCCGGTCGCCGCGGCCGCGGGCCTGGCGGTGCTGCACGCGGTCGAGCGCGACGACCTGCTGGCCGCCGCCACCGCCATCGGCGGGCGCCTGGCGACCGCCGCCGGCGCGCTCGAGCACCCGCTGCTGGTCGGCGTGCGCGGCGTCGGGGCGCTGCGGGCGCTGGTCCTGGCCCGCCCCGCGGCCGCCGCCCTCGCCGACGCCGCCCTGGCGGCCGGGTTCGTCGTCAACGCCGTCGCCCCCGACGCCGTCCGCCTCGCGCCACCGCTGGTGATCTCCCCGGAGCAGCTGGAGGAGTTCACGACCGCGCTGCCCGAGCTGCTGGACCGCGCCGACGCCGCCGACCGCGCCGACCCCGCCGGCTCCGTCCCCACCGCGCCGGGAGGCTCCCGGTGA
- the argB gene encoding acetylglutamate kinase has product MTTTAPAAAPAPTTAAPSPPALTASDKAAVLVEALPWLQRFRGALVVVKYGGNAMVDEELKRAFAQDVTFLRLAGLRPVVVHGGGPQISAMLARLGIRSEFRGGLRVTTPEVMDVVRMVLTGSVGRELVGLLNAYGPHAVGLSGEDAGLFTARRRTAVVDGAPVDVGLVGDVVEVDPAAVVDLLDAGRIPVVSTIAPSEEGEGVLNVNADTAAAALACALSARKLVVLTDVEGLYADWPDRTSLVSSVTAAELERLLPGLQSGMVPKMEACLRAVRGGVEAAHVVDGRAAHSLLLEVFTDSGTGTMVVP; this is encoded by the coding sequence ATGACCACCACCGCCCCCGCGGCCGCTCCCGCCCCGACCACCGCCGCCCCGTCGCCCCCGGCGCTCACCGCCTCCGACAAGGCCGCCGTCCTCGTCGAGGCCCTGCCCTGGCTGCAGCGCTTCCGCGGCGCCCTCGTCGTCGTCAAGTACGGCGGCAACGCCATGGTCGACGAGGAGCTCAAGCGCGCCTTCGCCCAGGACGTGACGTTCCTGCGCCTGGCCGGGCTGCGCCCCGTCGTCGTGCACGGCGGGGGTCCGCAGATCTCGGCGATGCTGGCCCGCCTCGGCATCCGCAGCGAGTTCCGCGGCGGCCTGCGCGTGACGACGCCGGAGGTGATGGACGTCGTGCGCATGGTCCTCACCGGCTCCGTCGGGCGCGAGCTGGTGGGGCTGCTCAACGCGTACGGCCCCCACGCGGTCGGCCTGTCGGGGGAGGACGCCGGCCTGTTCACCGCCCGGCGCCGCACCGCCGTCGTCGACGGCGCCCCGGTGGACGTCGGCCTCGTCGGCGACGTCGTCGAGGTCGACCCGGCCGCCGTCGTCGACCTCCTCGACGCCGGCCGGATCCCCGTGGTCTCCACCATCGCCCCCTCCGAGGAGGGCGAGGGCGTCCTGAACGTCAACGCCGACACGGCCGCCGCCGCGCTGGCGTGCGCCCTGAGCGCGCGCAAGCTCGTCGTCCTCACGGACGTCGAGGGCCTGTACGCCGACTGGCCCGACCGCACCTCGCTCGTCTCCTCCGTCACCGCCGCCGAGCTGGAGCGGCTGCTGCCCGGCCTGCAGTCGGGGATGGTGCCGAAGATGGAGGCGTGCCTGCGCGCCGTGCGCGGCGGCGTCGAGGCGGCGCACGTGGTCGACGGGCGCGCCGCGCACTCGCTGCTGCTGGAGGTCTTCACCGACTCCGGCACCGGCACCATGGTGGTCCCGTGA